A window of Tautonia plasticadhaerens contains these coding sequences:
- a CDS encoding alpha/beta hydrolase family protein, translated as MPILALVAALSASIAAAQEQTGLPELTAQQDHALMMRALGIASLRPGANGLDPDAPNAANYDESKANPYPGLPDPLVTDDGDPVTTPEQWWQVRRPEIVEHFDREVYGRVPDDVPAVSWEVVETVEEEVGGVPAVTKRLLGHVDNVRCPEISVDIQLSLTTPADAEGPVPVILEFGFGGFGPRPGGPPRRGPGPPRGGPPWREQVLDRGWGFAVVVPVSIQADDGSGLTRGIIGLCNEGRPRDPDDWGALRAWAWGASRALDYFEADPAVDADRVGIEGLSRYGKAALVAMAYDPRFAVGFIGSSGAGGAKPFRRTFGELVENLASSGEYHWMAGNFLKYAGPLTPGDLPVDSHELIALCAPRPVFVSYGASTGPGAEGQWVDQRGSFMAAVAAGPVYELLGARGLGTAEFPEVGTALVDGELTWRQHEGGHTTGPNWPTFLDFAARRITDGPPPDPEGP; from the coding sequence ATGCCGATCCTCGCCCTCGTGGCGGCCCTGTCCGCCTCGATCGCCGCCGCCCAGGAACAAACCGGGCTGCCGGAGCTGACCGCCCAGCAGGATCACGCGCTGATGATGCGGGCCCTGGGCATCGCATCGCTCCGCCCCGGGGCGAACGGCCTGGACCCGGACGCCCCGAACGCCGCCAACTACGACGAGTCGAAGGCCAACCCCTACCCGGGCCTGCCCGACCCCCTGGTGACCGACGACGGCGACCCGGTCACGACCCCGGAGCAGTGGTGGCAGGTCCGACGCCCGGAGATCGTCGAGCACTTCGACCGGGAGGTCTACGGCCGGGTCCCCGACGACGTGCCCGCCGTCTCCTGGGAGGTGGTCGAGACCGTCGAGGAGGAGGTCGGCGGCGTGCCGGCCGTGACGAAGCGGCTCCTGGGCCACGTCGACAACGTCAGGTGCCCGGAGATCTCGGTCGACATCCAGCTCTCCCTGACCACCCCGGCCGACGCCGAGGGCCCGGTCCCGGTCATCCTCGAATTCGGCTTCGGCGGGTTCGGCCCCCGGCCGGGAGGCCCGCCGAGACGGGGCCCGGGCCCTCCCCGAGGCGGCCCCCCCTGGCGGGAGCAGGTCCTCGATCGGGGCTGGGGCTTCGCCGTGGTCGTGCCGGTCAGCATCCAGGCCGACGACGGCTCGGGCCTGACCCGGGGGATCATCGGCCTCTGCAACGAGGGACGGCCCCGGGACCCCGACGACTGGGGAGCCCTCCGGGCCTGGGCCTGGGGGGCCAGCCGGGCCCTGGACTACTTCGAGGCCGACCCGGCCGTCGACGCCGATCGGGTCGGCATCGAGGGGCTCTCCCGGTACGGCAAGGCGGCGCTCGTGGCGATGGCCTACGACCCCCGGTTCGCCGTCGGCTTCATCGGCTCCTCCGGCGCCGGGGGCGCCAAGCCGTTCCGCCGGACCTTCGGCGAGCTGGTCGAGAACCTCGCGAGTTCGGGCGAGTATCACTGGATGGCCGGGAACTTCCTGAAGTACGCGGGCCCGCTCACGCCCGGCGACCTGCCGGTCGACTCCCACGAGCTGATCGCCCTGTGCGCCCCCCGGCCCGTCTTCGTCAGCTACGGGGCGTCGACCGGCCCGGGGGCCGAGGGCCAGTGGGTCGACCAGCGCGGCAGCTTCATGGCCGCCGTGGCGGCGGGCCCGGTCTATGAGCTGCTCGGCGCCCGGGGGCTGGGCACCGCCGAGTTCCCCGAGGTCGGCACGGCCCTGGTCGACGGCGAGCTGACCTGGAGGCAGCACGAGGGCGGCCACACGACCGGCCCGAACTGGCCGACCTTCCTCGACTTCGCCGCCCGACGGATCACGGACGGTCCCCCACCCGACCCCGAAGGCCCCTGA
- a CDS encoding response regulator — MGDRLGEFSPVDVLVTDVGLPDGSGLDLLREVRDRCPGPVSGITMSGYRSRGDLDGSCRAGFDAHLTKPVEFDDLLASIRRICPASRDRAAGVAGNRPRG; from the coding sequence ATCGGCGATCGCCTCGGCGAGTTCTCCCCCGTCGACGTGCTCGTCACAGATGTCGGCCTGCCCGACGGCTCGGGCCTCGACCTGCTCCGGGAGGTCCGGGACCGCTGCCCCGGTCCGGTCTCCGGCATCACCATGAGCGGCTACCGCTCTCGCGGCGACCTCGACGGCAGCTGTCGGGCCGGATTCGATGCCCACCTGACCAAGCCCGTCGAGTTCGACGACCTGCTCGCCTCCATCCGGCGGATCTGCCCGGCTTCTCGGGACCGGGCAGCCGGCGTTGCGGGAAATCGGCCGCGAGGGTAG